In the genome of Streptomyces aquilus, the window CCACACCGCGTTGTTCGGGCGGGCCTCGACCGTGCCGGTGACCGAGTTGCGGCGGAAGAGGATGTTGGAGGCGCCGGAGAGCTCGCGGGCCTTGACGATCTGACCGTCGGGCATGGTGACACGGGTGCCGGCGGTGACGTACAGCCCGGCCTCGACCACGCACTCGTCGCCGAGCGCGATACCGACGCCGGCCTCGGCGCCGACGAGGCAGCGCTCGCCGATGGAGATGATGACGCTGCCCCCACCGGAGAGGGTGCCCATGGTGGAGGCGCCGCCACCGATGTCCGAGCCGTCGCCGACGACGACACCGGCGGAGATACGGCCCTCGACCATGGACGTGCCGAGGGTGCCGGCGTTGAAGTTGACGAAGCCCTCGTGCATGACGGTGGTGCCCTCGGCGAGGTGCGCGCCGAGCCGGACCCGGTCGGCGTCGGCGATCCGGACACCCTTCGGCGCCACGTAGTCGGTCATCCGCGGGAACTTGTCGATGGAGGTCACCTGAAGGTGCAGCCCCTCGGCCCGCGCATTGAGCCGCACCTTCTCGACGTCGTCGACGGCGACGGGGCCGAGGGAGGTCCAGGCGACGTTGGCGAGGAAGCCGAACATGCCCTCCAGGCTCTGGCCGTGCGGCTTGACGAGCCGGTGGCTGAGGAGGTGGAGGCGCAGGTAGACGTCGTGGGCGTCGATGGGCTTGGCGTCGAGCGACGAGATGACCGTACGAACCGCGACGACCTCGACGCCACGCCGCGCATCCGTCCCGATCGCCTTGGCGGCGCCCTCGCCGAGCGCCTCGACGGCCTGCTCGGCGGACAGCCGCGCGGTGCCGGAGGGGCCGGCCTCTTCCGTCAGCTCGGGCGCGGGGAACCAGGTGTCGAGAACGGTGCCGTCAGCGGCGACGGTGGCGAGCCCGGCGGCCACGGCACCGGTCGTACGAGGAACAGTCGTGTCGGTCATGAGGGCAACCTAACCGGCCGGGGGCTGCGGAGGCTAACCAGCGGGGGTCGCGTCTCAGGTGGCGGGCCAGGCGAGGGGTGCGTGACGGGTCGGGGCCGCGGCGGGGGGCGTGGCGGGTCGGGGCCGCGGCGGGGGGCGTGGCGGGTCGGGGCCGCGCGGGAGGTTCGCCGTGGGTCGGGGCCGCGCCGGGGGGTGTCCGTCCTCGGAACGGCGCGGAATCGGTCCTTCATAAGGGGCACCCGTGCGGACGCGCCAACCGCTGCGGGCGGACACCCCCCGACACGTCCCCTTCCCGCCGTCGCCGGGTGCCGCGCCCCAGGGGTGCCCGCCCTCTGCCCCACGCCGGGGCGGGCAACGCCCTCACGAGCACGGGGGCCTTCCTCGCTTCACACGCCGGTGCGGGCCACGCCCCCAGGGGCGCGGGGAACTGCGCGACCAGCCACGACGCACCCGCACCCGCCCACCCAGCCCCTCCGCCGACGGGGGTCTGGGGGCGGAGCCCCCAGGAGCAGCGGGGTCGAAGGGGCGGCAGCCCCTGGGGATGGGAACGGGTAGGGGCGGCGGGGGCGAAATCCACCACCCACCACCGGCACACCCTGCCCTAAGTTCCTTCTGGGAACCGGCTATGCCAACATGACAGCCTCGACGAACGAAGGGACGGCACGCCATGGCCCGCAGGACGCGCCTGGAGGACTCCACCTGCGCCATCGCGCAGGCCCTGGACGTCGTCGGCGACTGGTGGACCCTGCTGATCGTCCGCGACACCGCCCGCGGAGTACACCGCTTCGACGAACTCCAACGCGAACTCGGCATGTCCAGAAAGGTGTTGACCGAACGCCTGCACCTCCTCGTGGACGCCGACGTCCTCACCCGAGTGCCGTATCAGGAACGCCCCGTGCGCTACGAGTACCGGCTCACCCCACGCGGCCACGCCCTGCTCCCCGTCCTCGTCGCCCTCCAGGACTGGGGCGACGCCTGGGTCCTCGGCGACGGCGGTACGACGGCCACCGCGACCGAGGCCTCGACGGAGGCCCGACGGGTCCACGAACTCGTCGGCACCCGCCTCCCCGAGCTCCAACTCCTGGACGATCACGCCGAGTTGCGCGACCCGGTCGCGAAGGGCACCCCGTTCACCGTCCTGTACGGCTTCCCCGGCGCCTACGCCCGCGCCGACTCCTATCCACCGGGCTGGTCGGACATCCCCGGCACCCCGGGCTGCACCCTGGAGTCCCGCACCTACCGCGACCACCAGCCCGACTTCGCCGCGGCGGGCGCCACGGTCCACGGCGTCTCCACCCAACGCCCGGACGAACAAAGGGCGTTCGCGGAGAAGGAGAACCTGGGCTTCCCGCTCCTCTCCGACGCCGACCTGTCCCTCATCGCCGCTCTGCGCCTGCCGACGTTCCGCGCGGCGGGCGCGAGCCGGCTCAAGCGGCTCACCCTCGTGATCGACCGGGAGCGGGTGGTGCGGGACGTGCAGTACCCGGTGACGGACATCGCGGGGAGTGTGACAGCGGCACTGGCGACGGTCAGGCGTCTGAGCGGGGCGGAATGATCCGCGCCAGCACCTCGCGGGCGTACGCCTCGTCGTACACCCCGTCCGTCAGCAGCACCTGAAGACAGATCCCGTCCATCAACGCGGCCAGCGCCCGCGCCGTGACCGGATCGGTGTGGCGGGCCACCAGCTCGACGAGCCGCTCGGTCCACTCGGCGGCGACCGGCCGCAGGGCGGGTCGGCGCAGGGCGGCGAGGTAGAGCTCGTACTCCAGCTCCACACCGGTACGGTCACCGGCGAGCCACTCCCCCATCCAGCCCGCGAGCTCCGTGGCCAGGTCGGCGTGCGGGTCCTCCAGTCCGCCGCGCGCCGCGATCACCTTGGCGAAGCCCTCGTTCGCCTGCCGCAGCGCCGCGACCATCAGCTCGTCGAGGGTCTTGAAGTGGTACGTCGTCGAACCGAGCGGCACATCGGCCTCGGCGGCGGCCGTGCGGTGGCTCAGCCCGGCCAGCCCCTTCTCGCCGACGACCCGGATCGCCGCGTCGATGATCCGCTGCCGGCGCTCGGGATCGTAGCGCCGGCCCATCAGTGCGCACCGCCCAGGTTCAGCACGACCACCCCGACGATGATCAGCACGATCCCGGCGGCCTTGGCGGCCGTCATCCCCTCCCCCAGGAACGCCATTCCGATGGCGGCGATGGAGGCGGTGCCGACACCGGCCCAGATCGCGTACGCGGTGCCGACCGCGACCGTCCGCAGGGTCTGCGCGAGCAGCGCGAACGAGACCACGTACCCGAGCACGGTCAGCAGCGAGGGCAGCAGCCGGCTGAACCCCTCACTGTACTTCATCGCGGTCGTCGCGCCCACCTCGGCCGCGATGGCCGCACCCAGCAGCACATATCCCATGTGTACGAGTGTACACATGGTGCGTACAGCCGTACACAACGATGCCGGGCAATGTCCAGACCAAAGGATGTGGAAGAGGTCGCGAAAGCCATGTGAACGGTCCGTGGAGAACGATATGGAAACCGCTCACTGAAAGGGCTGCTGCGAAGGAAGCCGTTCCACTACTGTGCCGTTTGCTTCACCGTTCACACACCCCCCATTACAGCCGCGGCCTTGCCATGGGCTCCGCCGGAGGAACCGCGCATGCCAGAAAACCAGTCCCGTCCTCCCCAGCCCTGGGAGAACGGGTGGGTCCCCGACACCTCCCGAGCCCCCGGGACCCGACGTCTCTATCTCGCGGGCGCGCTGGCGGTGGCCACGATCATCGCCTGCGTGACGGCGATAGCCTGGACGGACAGGGGACCTGAGGCCCCGTCACAGCCGCCGGCCTCGGGCACCGCGACACAGCCCGGCCTGCTCTCGTTCGGCACCCCGCCCCCGCCGGTGGTGACGCCGCCGAAGGGAAAGAGCGGCCTCACCACCGACGAGGCCACGAGCCCGGCCCCGCACCAACAGGGCTCCGCGTCCCCGTCCCCGGCGG includes:
- a CDS encoding TetR/AcrR family transcriptional regulator, translated to MGRRYDPERRQRIIDAAIRVVGEKGLAGLSHRTAAAEADVPLGSTTYHFKTLDELMVAALRQANEGFAKVIAARGGLEDPHADLATELAGWMGEWLAGDRTGVELEYELYLAALRRPALRPVAAEWTERLVELVARHTDPVTARALAALMDGICLQVLLTDGVYDEAYAREVLARIIPPRSDA
- the dapD gene encoding 2,3,4,5-tetrahydropyridine-2,6-dicarboxylate N-succinyltransferase — protein: MTDTTVPRTTGAVAAGLATVAADGTVLDTWFPAPELTEEAGPSGTARLSAEQAVEALGEGAAKAIGTDARRGVEVVAVRTVISSLDAKPIDAHDVYLRLHLLSHRLVKPHGQSLEGMFGFLANVAWTSLGPVAVDDVEKVRLNARAEGLHLQVTSIDKFPRMTDYVAPKGVRIADADRVRLGAHLAEGTTVMHEGFVNFNAGTLGTSMVEGRISAGVVVGDGSDIGGGASTMGTLSGGGSVIISIGERCLVGAEAGVGIALGDECVVEAGLYVTAGTRVTMPDGQIVKARELSGASNILFRRNSVTGTVEARPNNAVWGGLNEILHSHN
- a CDS encoding winged helix-turn-helix transcriptional regulator, which codes for MARRTRLEDSTCAIAQALDVVGDWWTLLIVRDTARGVHRFDELQRELGMSRKVLTERLHLLVDADVLTRVPYQERPVRYEYRLTPRGHALLPVLVALQDWGDAWVLGDGGTTATATEASTEARRVHELVGTRLPELQLLDDHAELRDPVAKGTPFTVLYGFPGAYARADSYPPGWSDIPGTPGCTLESRTYRDHQPDFAAAGATVHGVSTQRPDEQRAFAEKENLGFPLLSDADLSLIAALRLPTFRAAGASRLKRLTLVIDRERVVRDVQYPVTDIAGSVTAALATVRRLSGAE
- a CDS encoding DMT family transporter, with protein sequence MGYVLLGAAIAAEVGATTAMKYSEGFSRLLPSLLTVLGYVVSFALLAQTLRTVAVGTAYAIWAGVGTASIAAIGMAFLGEGMTAAKAAGIVLIIVGVVVLNLGGAH